One stretch of Carassius gibelio isolate Cgi1373 ecotype wild population from Czech Republic chromosome B1, carGib1.2-hapl.c, whole genome shotgun sequence DNA includes these proteins:
- the hpgd gene encoding 15-hydroxyprostaglandin dehydrogenase [NAD(+)] — translation MSLHGKVALVTGGAQGIGRAGVEHLLENGAKVALVDLNQSVGEECKSDLDGQFGEDNCIFIQCDVTDSGKLRDAFQNTVEKFGRLDIVINNAGINNEKNWEKTIEVNLTSVIQGTYLALEHMSKEYGKDGGVIINVSSMAAFLHSPHQPVYTATKHGVIGFSRAIADASEQGNYGVRINTLCPAFVDTQLLRTVEHEETMGKFVKYKDEFKQRMDKYGVLKPSLIAEGMLRMITDESLNGAVMKITCSKGIHFHTYEPLSA, via the exons ATGAGTCTCCACGGGAAAGTGGCTCTGGTCACCGGCGGCGCGCAAGGCATCGGAAGAGCCGGGGTGGAACATCTCCTGGAGAACGGGGCGAAG GTTGCACTGGTAGACCTGAACCAATCTGTGGGAGAGGAATGTAAAAGCGATCTAGATGGCCAGTTTGGAGaggataattgtatttttatccaATGTGACGTGACTGACTCTGGGAAACTTAGAg ATGCCTTTCAAAACACAGTAGAGAAGTTTGGTCGGTTGGATATTGTCATCAATAATGCTGGAATCAACAATGAGAAGAACTGGGAAAAGACCATTGAAGTAAATTTG ACATCTGTCATACAGGGGACATATTTAGCACTAGAACACATGAGTAAAGAGTATGGAAAAGATGGAGGGGTTATCATCAACGTTTCATCTATGGCAG CTTTTCTGCATTCTCCTCACCAGCCAGTATACACAGCAACAAAGCATGGGGTGATTGGATTTTCCAGAGCCATTGCA GACGCATCTGAACAGGGCAATTATGGAGTGAGGATCAACACACTGTGCCCAGCCTTCGTGGACACCCAACTCCTTCGCACTGTGGAGCACGAGGAAACAATGGGCAAGTTTGTCAAGTACAAAGATGAATTCAAGCAACGGATGGACAAGTATGGCGTTCTAAA ACCATCTCTGATTGCAGAAGGAATGCTGCGAATGATAACAGATGAAAGCCTAAACGGAGCCGTGATGAAGATCACCTGTTCTAAAGGCATTCACTTCCACACCTATGAACCTCTCTCAGCTTGA